The following proteins are co-located in the Mycolicibacterium goodii genome:
- a CDS encoding FUSC family protein, translating to MLNPAKIWLKIWRGTAERLQERDPEYDALRRAARAGVVLPIAAAIGFAVGGGSQTPLFSIFGAVSLLITADFPGNRPARALAFAGLAFNGAVLIVLGTVIAPHVWLSVVSMFVIGVVVTFSGVLSEIVAAGQRATLLLFVLPLCTPVGPIADRLLGWLIALVVCVPAALFLFPPRHHDELRRNAARVCRLLADRLEGSASARDVNRAMNELFASFLSADYRPVALTAGSRALVRVVDDLGWVSDRVTDSTGEILGVMRASAVRVLRDCAAVLRIHDAARRAARSADLRAALDELRTVAQGTYREDIAAILGTPDDGDAVEVGKTLLVRRTIAATVGVTGRVIRNAALADARPVWARVLGRRLPETGAADWIMPETTAVAEIAKGFLSPRAVVLRNSLRTGLGLALAVAVTHVFPVEHGFWVVLGAMSVLRSSALTTGTRVVRAVAGTALGFVIGAVLIELVGVEPVVLWILLPIVAFGSAYVPEVASFIAGQAAFTMMVLINFNLIAPTGWQVGLIRIEDVVVGALVGIVVSILLWPRGARASVTKAIDGARVAGAELLNAAVLRVTRGASEEATDKVITLSHAALEASRTLDDTVRHYLSESGGPTDERAPIVRSATRAIRVRAAAELIADVVPPPLEAYRETRRSIEEHTRAICARLTGEDSSSVLVSIGETFVLALRDEATDGDLAVSAALPLVTVAAHIGELELLYPQPVESVR from the coding sequence ATGCTGAACCCGGCCAAGATCTGGCTCAAGATCTGGCGGGGGACGGCAGAACGGCTGCAGGAGCGCGACCCCGAGTACGACGCGCTGCGCCGCGCCGCCCGAGCCGGGGTGGTCCTGCCGATCGCGGCGGCAATCGGTTTCGCCGTCGGCGGCGGCTCACAGACTCCGCTGTTCAGCATCTTCGGCGCGGTGTCGTTGTTGATCACCGCCGACTTCCCGGGCAACCGCCCGGCCCGGGCCCTGGCCTTCGCGGGCCTGGCGTTCAACGGCGCCGTCCTGATCGTGCTGGGCACCGTCATCGCACCGCACGTCTGGTTGAGCGTGGTGTCGATGTTCGTGATCGGCGTGGTCGTGACGTTCTCGGGCGTGCTGTCCGAGATCGTCGCCGCCGGGCAGCGCGCGACCCTGCTGTTGTTCGTGCTGCCGCTGTGTACGCCGGTGGGTCCGATCGCCGACCGGCTGCTGGGCTGGCTGATCGCGCTGGTGGTCTGCGTCCCGGCCGCGCTGTTCCTGTTCCCGCCGCGCCATCACGACGAGCTGCGCCGCAACGCCGCGCGCGTGTGCCGGCTGCTGGCCGACCGGCTCGAGGGCAGTGCCTCGGCGCGTGACGTCAACCGCGCCATGAACGAGCTGTTCGCGAGCTTCCTCAGCGCCGACTACCGTCCCGTCGCGTTGACCGCGGGCAGCCGGGCGCTGGTGCGCGTCGTCGACGATCTCGGCTGGGTGTCCGACCGGGTCACCGACTCGACGGGCGAGATCCTCGGGGTGATGCGGGCGTCCGCGGTGCGGGTGCTGCGCGACTGCGCGGCGGTGCTGCGGATCCACGACGCCGCCCGACGCGCCGCACGCAGTGCCGATCTGCGCGCCGCGCTGGACGAACTGCGCACGGTCGCGCAGGGCACCTACCGCGAGGACATCGCCGCGATCCTGGGCACCCCGGACGACGGCGACGCCGTCGAGGTCGGCAAGACGCTGCTGGTGCGTCGCACCATCGCCGCGACGGTCGGCGTGACCGGGCGGGTGATCCGCAACGCGGCGCTGGCCGACGCGCGCCCGGTCTGGGCGCGCGTGCTCGGACGCAGGCTCCCCGAAACCGGTGCGGCAGACTGGATCATGCCCGAGACCACCGCCGTCGCCGAGATCGCGAAGGGGTTCCTGTCACCGCGCGCGGTGGTGCTGCGCAACAGCCTGCGGACGGGTCTGGGCCTGGCGTTGGCGGTCGCGGTCACCCATGTGTTTCCGGTGGAGCACGGCTTCTGGGTGGTGCTCGGCGCGATGTCGGTGCTGCGCAGCAGTGCGCTGACCACCGGGACCCGCGTGGTGCGTGCCGTTGCGGGCACCGCGCTGGGTTTCGTGATCGGTGCGGTGCTCATCGAACTCGTCGGCGTGGAACCGGTCGTGCTGTGGATCCTGCTGCCGATCGTGGCGTTCGGATCGGCCTATGTGCCCGAGGTGGCGTCGTTCATCGCCGGGCAGGCCGCGTTCACGATGATGGTGCTGATCAACTTCAATCTCATCGCACCCACCGGGTGGCAGGTGGGTTTGATCCGCATCGAGGACGTCGTCGTCGGCGCCCTCGTGGGCATCGTGGTGTCCATCCTGTTGTGGCCGCGCGGAGCGCGGGCCTCGGTGACGAAGGCGATCGACGGCGCCCGGGTGGCCGGTGCGGAACTGCTCAACGCCGCCGTCCTGCGGGTCACCCGCGGCGCCTCCGAAGAGGCCACCGACAAGGTGATCACCCTCAGCCACGCCGCGCTCGAGGCCTCGCGCACCCTGGATGACACTGTGCGCCACTATCTTTCGGAGAGCGGCGGACCCACAGACGAACGCGCCCCGATCGTGCGCTCGGCGACGCGGGCGATCCGGGTGCGGGCCGCGGCCGAGCTGATCGCCGATGTGGTCCCACCTCCCCTGGAGGCGTATCGGGAGACCCGCAGGTCGATCGAGGAGCACACCCGCGCCATCTGCGCGCGCCTGACCGGCGAGGACAGCTCATCGGTGTTGGTGTCCATCGGCGAGACGTTCGTCCTTGCGCTGCGCGACGAGGCCACCGACGGTGACCTCGCAGTGTCGGCAGCACTGCCGCTGGTCACCGTCGCCGCGCACATCGGCGAGTTGGAGTTGCTCTACCCGCAACCCGTCGAGTCGGTGCGCTGA
- a CDS encoding TetR/AcrR family transcriptional regulator: protein MASVVSRESYFDTGMDVLSDLGYGGLKLAEVCNRLGVTTGSFYHYFPNWSAYTRELIEHWREARTLRVVEAVRADPDPHRRVETLIGEALALPHGAEAAIRVWSSLDPDVHTVQSVVDRLRYDILFEAAREIIGDDRNAGYFAAWGVYVIVGYEQSTLPRDTEALGWIAFQLRDALTTGRFAPTSDPTGRNTIN, encoded by the coding sequence ATGGCGAGCGTCGTTTCGCGGGAGTCGTACTTCGACACCGGTATGGACGTGTTGTCCGATCTGGGCTACGGCGGTCTCAAATTGGCCGAGGTATGCAACCGGCTGGGCGTCACAACCGGATCGTTCTACCACTACTTCCCCAACTGGTCGGCCTACACCAGGGAGCTCATCGAGCACTGGCGGGAAGCCCGTACGCTGCGCGTGGTCGAGGCGGTGCGGGCCGATCCCGATCCGCACCGACGGGTGGAGACCCTCATCGGTGAGGCGCTGGCGCTGCCGCACGGCGCCGAGGCCGCGATCCGGGTGTGGAGCTCACTGGACCCCGACGTCCACACGGTGCAGTCCGTGGTCGACCGATTGCGCTACGACATCCTCTTCGAGGCGGCCCGCGAGATCATCGGCGACGACCGCAACGCCGGGTATTTCGCGGCATGGGGCGTGTATGTGATCGTCGGCTACGAGCAGAGCACCCTGCCCCGCGACACCGAGGCGCTGGGCTGGATCGCGTTCCAACTGCGCGACGCGCTGACGACCGGCCGGTTCGCCCCGACATCCGATCCGACCGGTCGAAATACGATTAACTGA